ACATCTGTCTATTTTTCCAGGGTGATGCAGCACTATTCATTGTAACTAACTTTATAGAAACACCAAACCAGAAGCTGGACTTCTGTGCTGAGGTAAGAACCTTTCCTTTAGAGCTGTGGTTCAATATACTTAAGATACTCTTAACCTTCACCCAATCAGGTGACAGGGGTGAGATTAGCCACAATCTCACAATGTGGATCGCAATATTTTAATCTCCACATCTTTCATCACCCACTGGAGCAAAGGATGGTGAGTCCCCAAACTGGAGATACAGGTCCAAGAACAGAAACTCTTTAGCTgcttctccatgtcctccaaGTACAGATGTCTTAATTAGATTAGCAATGAAATCTCTTATTTATGAACACTGTAAAAAGTAATATGCCTTTAGCTATCTGAGGCACTGTCTTCAGCTGAGAGAAAGACATGTGTTGTGTAAACACTCCCACGTTCTCTGTCCATCAGAGAGAACATTGCTGTCACATTGCCGCCAACGTCCTTAATACACTTAGTAATTATTTGGGCAACATTGCCTCCGATGGTTGCTAGATTTTTGGGTGAAACTGCAGTTTTATATTAATAATGGCCAACATTGTGGTATCCGTGGAAATTTGATTGGTTTCATCACATCTTGGGAAGTTTTGGgcaatttatttaaaaaacagTATCTGTTCTCTGCTCCTAGTCCTGGCCCAACCAACTAACAACCATACAACCCTACAAAGACCAAAGTCCCAATAATTATCTACACTGGGAGTACCCACACCTCGCTGCATTTACATCTAAAGCTTCTCTTTACTACCTTGTAACAGAGATAAGGTTCTGTTTACATTAACGTAAATCTAGCCTACTAACATGATGAAAGTCTTTGTATTTGTTCAACCAGATGGTGTCTGTTTTCAGAGCTTCAAGGTGTTGGACGGCCTCTGCAGGGCAAATGAGGACTGTGTGGAGGGAGAAACGGTTGTTGCCGGTAACGGTAGGAGGCCAAACAAACTCCTGAGTGGGATTACTGTGAAGCTTTAGATTGAAATGGACTTACCTTCCATTTAATTTGACTGAACAAAATGTTATGTAGTTAATTAAAGTCCATTACTTGTAAAGACCATCACCTTGGTCCTGCTGAGTTCATTCTATTTTCTACCAGAGGTGGGACTGGAAGTTGTACCTTCAAACTTTTTTATGATGCTGCAGGTGTTATGAGTGGTCGCTGTTTAAAAAGGGATAGGAACTCTACTGGTACCTGTGAAATATATGGCTGGTGTCCTGTAGAGAGAAAGACCCAACCACAGTAaggaaacacacaagcacactcataaaacacacagtctctcactcAATAGTAGTACTATTAGTATAAGTAAATGTCTCATTTCCTGTCTTGTTGGTATATTTATTACCAACTCATTTTCATTTAATTTTATTACAGGGGCCCTATATTAAGAAAAGCAGAGAACTTCACTATTTACATAAAGAATTTCATCAGATTTCCAAAATTTTCTTTCTCAAAGTAAGTCGTCTTAAGTGAAGTAATTGTTATTCACACAATATGACAAATCAGTAGTCTCCACTATGTTGTTCTAACACTGTAATTTTTAGATCCAATGTTCTGGACACATCTAACGATTCATATCTAAAAACATGTCTGTATGACGAGGTCCTCCACCCCTACTGCCCTATATTCCGCCTGGGAGACATTACAAACCGAACGGGACACAGCTTCCAAGACATGGCCTTGAGAGTGAGTTTCACGGGATGTTGAGAGTTCAGAGATTAACACACGTTTACCAGAAATAAGTGCTAAACCACTAGTGAGCAATGTAACAGAAAATATTGTGTGAGTGGCACAGACGGAATTGttatctcccttcctttctcacTGATCCGGGACTGATCTGGTCTGCAGAGTCACGCATGCAGCGACCACCGTTTATTTAAAAAGAAATGCTTCAGCCACCTACTCCACGGAAAATCTAGCAATTTGATTACACATTACTTAATTTCAACTCTGTTACATGGGTGCTGATTTTCTGCCCCACTCAGGGTGGTTCAGTAGGCATTCTGATAGAGTGGAATTGTGACCTTGACAAGAGCTCCTCTAAATGCCATCCACGCTATCGTTTCACTCGCCTGGACATCAGTGCTTCCAGTGACTCCATTACATCAGGTTTCAACTTCAGGTAACCTGTCGTGCCAAAGGTAGAAGTACACAACCGTACATACCCAATAATAGATTGAAAAAAAATTCTTAGGAAAGGATAAATATTATGAATACATAACACAATGTAATGCTGCTAAACAACACCGTTAAATCCTTTCATTGGACCTATCCTTGTTTTGACTTCATAGACATGCTCGCTATTACAAAAATGCTGCAGGGGAAAGCTACCGAACTCTATTTAAAGTGTACGGTGTCCGCCTAGATATTATGGTGAATGGAAAGGTATGAACTAGAAAACGTAAGGAATTTTTATTTAAAGCTGCTCTTATATAAAATGCTGGCCTTGTTTCATGGTGTGGTCGCTTTAATACATTGTACATAGTCATTTTACTCTTCTATTTTCTCTAGGCTGGGAAGTTCAGCATAATTCCTACGGTTATCAATATAGGCTCAGGAGTCGCTTTGATGGGTGCTGTAAGTGTTACATTACCCAAGTTTCGATTATAAACGTCCAAACCCACAGGAAGTCATAATCTAAGTTCAGTGTTGTGTTCAGTTATAGCATGAACAGTTATAATTCCACACCATATGGGTAGGTACATAATACACAGAGTGAATATTTTGACATTATTATGTTGCAGGGAGTGTTCCTCTGTGACATGGTCCTGCTTTACCTCATGAAGAAGAGTGAGTTCTACCGAGAGAGGAAGTTTGAAGTGCCTAGGTAAGTTATGATGTTATGTGTAAAGATGTTTTGAAATAATTACTTGTATTAAGTTATTTACCCTGTCTTTCCAAAGGAAAAATAAGAGTCTAAAAAACCATAACAAAATAGAGGACACAAAACGGCTGGAACAGCAACAGCTCACTGACCTATCACCAGAGACATAGTAGCCATGATGGCTCAACGTCTCCTATCACCAAAGGCTTAGTTGTCATGGTAGCAACTCAGCGAAGAATCAACAGTGGCTACTTAAATGTAGCTGCAACTATATCACTATCTTAACACCTCAGACAAAGTTATTTGTCTGATACTTGAGACAAATAATGCTTGTACACACTGGTATCAGACCACTGACCTGGAGCAGGCCAAAATGCTAAAACAGGACTGGAAAGGAAACATTTGAAAATACATTGGATTGAAGTGATGATGGATACTTTTATGGATGGATACTAGTATTTTTCCATTGTGGATAAGCTTTCAACATGCTGACCTCACCATTTTAAGCAGCTGCATTCTTGAGTTATTTGTTTTTCTCTGGATTTTCAATTATTTTTGTTTCTGTGCTGTCTCCGCTAGTCTTAAACTCTATGCTCTTCTGATTGATCACTTTAATTGTGAGACACCTTATCATTTTGGACAagtactgtattgataaatacaaattattacAAAAATCATTTttgaaatatttgaccattttaTAATGTTCTTACAAAGTTGATGAAAGGTAGCCTTGTAggcaggtactctgttgaagtttaaaactattggatctgcccagagccactctgatctgctataaccaatcgctagcgttcgccttagccaattccttcaccactactgtaacagagctagctgccgtagctggaaaatcaaactgttcccgaaccccgtggggaggagggccacaacatcatggccaccaacaaaactctagcctggctgccagcccaacttcgtcccgcccacaaaaaaatttggtcgggaagttgggtctggagggtctcgtattggggacaactacagaaaaccagaatctgggcggaccaatgaaattgccagggcgggctttatacgatgatggacagatgatcaacagtaacgtaatcacccacgtcacaaaagagcgcttaagttgaattcgttttgaacAAACATGGCTACCGCTAAAGgcaatcaaggcatttgtcgatggaaaatatgttcttgccgtccttcctacgggattcggtcaaagttaacatactatgttgctctgattggttgtagatctatccaattgagcgaagaggcatttgttttccaggttcgtttgaaacacgccccatagtcacagcccaacggagagttctcagactcatattctgactagaattatgagtatgacaacgccAGGCTAACAAAACTcaacaaaacttgttcttgctcttgcttattattattttgcttattatagatattcggcagtgttgccacaacgggccgaatggcttcgctcgcatctttctccgccgccattacggaactacaacacaaactagcgcacgacagccactccctctgttcgctgattggccggtagaaaatcaaccggagacatctgacttacttacctcatggccagacctagtacagaagcaaaatcaaaattgagcgtaagtacgtaggagggcagagccagactAGATGAAAGGGGCTCCTCAACTGTGAAAGGCATTTCCTTCACTAGTTACCTGTTAAACAGGTACTGTACCTGAGCATTTAACACACACCCATTAGCCAATCGTCCATTTTACTCTTAAAATATTAGTAATGCCAACGTTTCATAAGGccaaaatgtaatgtttttttttgtttagttaGTTTAGTTAAGTTTAGTTAAGTCTTAAATCCAATAACCAACTAAATCCAGCTGTTACAAAGATCACTAGATAAGTTAGTCTTGTCAGACTTTATAAAGGGTATAAAACATTACTGTCATAGCCAGTTCCTGCCTTGAATGTAGCTTTTTAAATGCTATTTTAAGCCATTAACAAATTGTcagttgagtgtgtgtattcagtTCACAACATTGTATTATGTAACAATACGCTTTTGCATAGTAGATCATATTAATGGAAGATGATCAGTTTTCAGTCCTATCAGGTATTACTGTAAAATGTGTGTAGTACCATGTTTCCTTACATTTAGAAGGTATGTTTTACTACTGGAAAATCTTGATCCTCTATAGAATACCCTGTGGTAAGTGGGAGGAGCATAACCAAGGTAACATCCATCCCGAGTGAATTACCAGTTCCTACTTTATCACCCAACAACAGCAGCAAACCTTTAAAACTCAGTTGACAATTGGTTAACAATTAGACATTTGAATAGAGCAACACGGTAGAAGAAGCTGGATTTCTGTTCAAGACTTCAACATCATGCACCTAAACCCCACTCAAGACTGTCTTGGCAAAAAGAGAGATATTACAAATGACACAGAAGACATAGAGGATACAGAGGATGATGATGTGGATAACAATGGCAGTAAGCTGCTTGATGTTGTGGGGGGTGATGCAAGTCATCCCCCAATGGATTCTCCCATTCCTGTTCCGAGCAGGTAAGCTCGAACTTGATCTTGAACCAGTTTTTCCCTGGTGGTGCGATGGTATGTTTGACATATAATTATCTCTGATCAATGTTTAACTGTTGGATCTCTATAACAAATATAGCAATGGCACAATGTATTAAGGTATATGGACTGGTTAGACAAGTTCAACTGtttaaacataaaaacaaaaacttATCAAACATGGTGTCATGTTACAGTGAAAAAAGATGACCCTCGTTGTCATGACACCCATGTCCCCACCCTTTACTTTGCATTATTCACAGTGTGAGTACACGGTGTATCCCATTGTGTATTTTGTAAAACATAAGAACATGTCGGTCTCTACATTgcagagacaaacacaacacattaaATATGGAACGTTTGTTTGGGGCAGCATCAAAAGGAGATGTCTGTCTTTTAAATGGATTCCTGGAGTACTTTCAACTTACAGGGAAACATCTTACAGACAGAGAGTTTAAAGGTGAGACAGTCTTGCCTCTAGGAAACTATTGCCTATGGGCATATCACACTAAGGTGTATGATATTTGAATAAGATACCTGCCATCTAACCATCTAAAATGCCATGCATGAGTTTAGATCCAACAAATGGGAAAACAGCTCTTCTGAAGGCCCTCTTGAATCTGAAAGATGGCAAGAATGACACTATAGAAACTCTTCTGGAGATTGCAGAGATAACTGGGGGTTCACAAGTTTTAAAAAACTTTGTAAATGCTCCCTACACAGACATTTATTACAAAGGTAGGTAAATCTATGAAATCTGCAAGGTCTGCATGAAAGGGTATTTTGACGCAGGTTTTGCATTCTCTTAGTCAAATGTAATTGGTTATTTGATATGTCTATTCATCTATGAGTGGGACTATTACATTATGTACATGTATATTTTGTCTGACCATGCCTGAGCACACTCATTCCTATTTTGCAGGTCAGACAGCTCTTCATGTTGCTATTGAGAGACGAAGCTTTCACTTAGTGAAACTTCTGGTTGAGAAAGGCGCCGATGTCCAGGTCAAAGCCTCTGGCAAGTTCTTCCAGCAATATGCAAAGCCTGGTTTTTATTTTGGTGAGTGCTATTAATGTTATGTATTATTAGTAAGTAAACCAAAAATTGTGTACTGTATAAAGGGCTGTCTTGATACTGATGTGCTAATCAGTCAAGTTTGTTTTAAGACAAAAAAGATGAGATGAAGCTACAATTTAGTTTGTATCATAATTACCTTAATACTTCTCATGTTCGGGCCCTTACGTCCAATAGGTGAGCTTCCTCTGTCTTTGGCAGCCTGCACCAATCAGCTGGACATTGTGTCCTATCTCATGGAGAACCCACAGTCTTGCATGCACTGGTCGCCATAGCAGACAACACCCCGGAAAATACTGACTTTGTCACAAGAATATATGATGAGATTCTTATACGGGATGCTAAACTGGGAAAGGAAAGGGACAGCAAAACAAATGACAAAATCAAACTAGAGGATATTGAAAACAACCATGGGATGACTCCTTTAAAGTTAGCCGCCAAGACAGGAAAGATTGGGGTATGTGTGCCAACACCCAAATATTTTAGGTGTATAACATTTAACTGTGTGCAGCTGTTTAATGTCAAAAATGTAAACTTGTTAGTCCACACTCCACATAGCTGTCGCTGTGGATCATCAAGTTAATATGATGATGAGGAATTTACAACCCACATCAACTTGTTGCAGAATGCCATCTTGTCACATACTGTATCCATCAAAAGACAATTATTATAGACATTTTTAATGAATGGTACAAAGTTCACATACCTGTGCTGTGTTTAAGGTTAATGCAGTCTTGCTTACCTGTTGTTGGCCAGATTTTCAGACACATGGTGCAGCGTGAGTTCACAGAGGAAGAGACCAGAGACCTTTCCAGGAAGTTTACCGAGTGGGCCTACGGACCCATCCACTCATCCCTGTATGACTTGGAGTCCCTCGACACCTATGAGTCAAACTCGGTGTTGGAGATTATTGTCTACGGCAGTGGGATTCCGGTACAAACACATTACAGTCACATCTGTAATAAGTGAAAGATGTTGAACAAATGTGTAAATTGGAGACCAAGGTTATAGAAGTAGACTTTTTAATGCCAGAATGTCTGATTTAGCTGAGTTGAAAGAATGGGATAGAATAGGCTTATGCTCCATAAATCTATCTGTGGAACgtcacagttgatttgtttacaTATTTCCAACAGACAATTTTAAGTTATTGGTGACAGTTGTATACTACTTCAACATTTCAACATACCtgttttgttttaaaatgttttaatctCAGAATCGCCACGATATGCTGGAAACAGAGCCTCTACACAGACTTCTTGAGGAGAAATGGGATATATTTGCCAGTAAGATGTTTTTCGTCAATTTTATAGTTTACATGGTATACCTGGGTATCTTCACAGCTGTGGCCTTTTACAGAAAGGAAGGACAGGTAACTCAAAAATACATTAAGCCACATCAATAGTACTAGCAGTAGAAACATTATCATTTGATTATCTGAAACTTGCCTTTGTTAATTGCAGCCACCATTTCCTGTAGAAGACACACCACTTGACTGCCTTCGTACTGTTGGCGAGTTTATTAGTGtaataggtgcaatatacttcCTCTGTAAAGGGGTGAGTATATTCTATATTACTATAGCCTATATGTGGCTTCAAATTTAAAACAAAATCTTATATTTCTAATCGATATCAATTATCCACAGATAATTAATCTAAAAAGAAAACCCCCAAACTGCCAGGCTTTGTATCTTGACGGATTTTGCGATATTCTATTGTGAGTATCCCCCCAAAATCAAGCAAGTGATATGTATATGCAGTCCCTCATTAGTAATATCCTGACCTCTTCCTTAGTCTCCTGCAGGCTGTGCTCCTTCTGGTCTGTGTGGTTTTATATGTCTGTGGTCAGACGGAATATGTCGGACCTCTGGTGCTTTCACTTGCCTTCTCCTGGATCAATCTCCTTTACTTCACCAGAGGGTCTAGACACATGGGAATCTACAGTGTCATGATGCAAAGGGTAAGTTAGAAAAAGTAAAATAATTTTACATTTACGTAAAATTACTTTTTAGTGACAACACTGGGAATACAATTACAATGTTGTGAAATTACATGTTTGTATTGTGCCTGTGCTGTTTCTCTTTCAGATGATCATGGGGGACATTGTACGATTTCTCTTTGTCTATATCGTCTTTCTTTTAGGTTTTTCTATAGGTAATCACAATCTTCCAAACAATTTGTGTAAAACTCTCTGGATACCAAGATATGCATTGCTATGTTTCTGTTCTGTTATAATCTGTTCCCAGCTATTGTGGTGCTAATTGAGGAGAATCCACCTCTCAGATCTCTGTCAAGGAAAGTGGGACTTCGAACTGAAATCTGCATGAGGCCAACCTATAACAACATAGGCTTTACCACCCTGGAGCTGTTTAAGTTTACCATCGGTATGGGTGACCTGGAGTTTACTGACCAGGTCCAGTATAAGGAGGTGTTCTACATTCTTCTAATCTCCTACATTATCCTCACCTACATACTGCTGCTCAACATGCTCATAGCCCTCATGAGTGAGACTGTCGAGAAGATCTCCAGAGACAGCGAAAGCATCTGGAAATTACAGGTAAAGGTACCAAGTCAACATTAAAGTGATTCTTTTGATATTTTCTTGTGAATATTTTTCAGTGGAAAAATGGAAGAACGTGTGCCTCTTTACCTGCTAATAATCTCTGTATTGTGATTTGCATTCACAGAGGGCACATACCATCTTAGACTTAGAGAGAAGCCTTCCCAAGTGCCTCAGGAAAAAACTGAGGTCGGGAGTGGTGAAGAAGCTTGGAGACGTCCATCGCAGGTTTTTCCGGTAAAGTGTCCTGTACAATCAAAGATGGAGTGGGTGTGGTTACAGTTAAGTAGACTAACATGTAAAATTGACTTGTTAAAAACCAGGGTAGAAGAAGTCAATTGGAAGAAATGGCGGACAAACCTGGGAATCATAAATGAGGAAGATCCTGGGAGTTGTGAAATTACCAAATTACACTCCCATGAAAACACTGAGCAGCAAGGTGATCTTTGACTCTAATTCTCTAAATATCTGTACATACTAAGAAATATGTAACTTAAAATTACTCAATTGAATGCATTTACAGGGAATCAACTGCGACTAAGTCCTTTACTGAAGAGGTTCAGCTTCAGGCAGAATCAAGGACAAAATAGACAAGGCTACATTACTGCCAATGTTTGAGGTCACCCAGTCAAATATTAGACCGTTTTGGGCCCCAcaatttattttaaatgtaattAAACTTTTTTCCTTGTGTGTTTTATGCAATTATCTAAAAGCATCTCGTTTAAAACAAGTTTTATATTACTACAGTTTATTATCTTAGTTTTGTATCTGCATGAGTTGCCAACAAGATACCGTTGTCTCAAGTTGACTCCATATCAAAATGAAAAGTATAACAAACGTACTGCATTTGCTTCAGACTTCACTCAgttgtaaaaaataaagagTCTTGGACAAAATACCTTTTGAAACTGCAAACTTTATTTTGGTAAGGGGGAGAATGTTTTTGTGCAAGACGTTTCCTTAAGGATAGGCAACTGGAATAACATCTTTAAGTACAGAAAGTGAGCTCCCCCACTGTCATTCAGGTCACATCTAGACCACTGAGGAGATAAATGACAACCCTATAATGTTTTGCTTTACCTATAAACTGTCCAAAGAACGGTACCAGTCCCATTTTTCCACCCATACAATATGTGAGTCTGGGCTTTGGACCAGGGTTGTGGGAGTGGTGGCCTGGTCCCTTCGGTCAGTAATTTCAGCAGCAACAGTTTCAGACTCTCTAAAGTGTCTGGAAATAGTGGCACACTTCATTCCATGACACAGTTTCAGTAGTTAGAGTAAGTAGCTTGGTCTTAACAGTGGATAGTCCACTACTATGTAGGTTTACACACCTGTATGCAAGTACCTTGGCCTCACACA
The genomic region above belongs to Osmerus eperlanus chromosome 11, fOsmEpe2.1, whole genome shotgun sequence and contains:
- the p2rx8 gene encoding purinergic receptor P2X, ligand-gated ion channel, 8 isoform X1 — translated: MSGNYWKTQFFSLFDYKTEKYIIAKNKTVGVLYRLVQLFIIGYIIGWVFLTKKGYQETEESIQSSVITKLKGVTVTNTTESGLLVWGPEDYVIPPYGDAALFIVTNFIETPNQKLDFCAESFKVLDGLCRANEDCVEGETVVAGNGVMSGRCLKRDRNSTGTCEIYGWCPVERKTQPQGPILRKAENFTIYIKNFIRFPKFSFSKSNVLDTSNDSYLKTCLYDEVLHPYCPIFRLGDITNRTGHSFQDMALRGGSVGILIEWNCDLDKSSSKCHPRYRFTRLDISASSDSITSGFNFRHARYYKNAAGESYRTLFKVYGVRLDIMVNGKAGKFSIIPTVINIGSGVALMGAGVFLCDMVLLYLMKKSEFYRERKFEVPRKNKSLKNHNKIEDTKRLEQQQLTDLSPET
- the p2rx8 gene encoding purinergic receptor P2X, ligand-gated ion channel, 8 isoform X2, which translates into the protein MSGNYWKTQFFSLFDYKTEKYIIAKNKTVGVLYRLVQLFIIGYIIGWVFLTKKGYQETEESIQSSVITKLKGVTVTNTTESGLLVWGPEDYVIPPYGDAALFIVTNFIETPNQKLDFCAESFKVLDGLCRANEDCVEGETVVAGNGVMSGRCLKRDRNSTGTCEIYGWCPVERKTQPQGPILRKAENFTIYIKNFIRFPKFSFSKSNVLDTSNDSYLKTCLYDEVLHPYCPIFRLGDITNRTGHSFQDMALRGGSVGILIEWNCDLDKSSSKCHPRYRFTRLDISASSDSITSGFNFRHARYYKNAAGESYRTLFKVYGVRLDIMVNGKV
- the LOC134028766 gene encoding LOW QUALITY PROTEIN: transient receptor potential cation channel subfamily V member 1-like (The sequence of the model RefSeq protein was modified relative to this genomic sequence to represent the inferred CDS: inserted 1 base in 1 codon) codes for the protein MHLNPTQDCLGKKRDITNDTEDIEDTEDDDVDNNGSKLLDVVGGDASHPPMDSPIPVPSRDKHNTLNMERLFGAASKGDVCLLNGFLEYFQLTGKHLTDREFKDPTNGKTALLKALLNLKDGKNDTIETLLEIAEITGGSQVLKNFVNAPYTDIYYKGQTALHVAIERRSFHLVKLLVEKGADVQVKASGKFFQQYAKPGFYFGELPLSLAACTNQLDIVSYLMENPXVLHALVAIADNTPENTDFVTRIYDEILIRDAKLGKERDSKTNDKIKLEDIENNHGMTPLKLAAKTGKIGIFRHMVQREFTEEETRDLSRKFTEWAYGPIHSSLYDLESLDTYESNSVLEIIVYGSGIPNRHDMLETEPLHRLLEEKWDIFASKMFFVNFIVYMVYLGIFTAVAFYRKEGQPPFPVEDTPLDCLRTVGEFISVIGAIYFLCKGIINLKRKPPNCQALYLDGFCDILFLLQAVLLLVCVVLYVCGQTEYVGPLVLSLAFSWINLLYFTRGSRHMGIYSVMMQRMIMGDIVRFLFVYIVFLLGFSIAIVVLIEENPPLRSLSRKVGLRTEICMRPTYNNIGFTTLELFKFTIGMGDLEFTDQVQYKEVFYILLISYIILTYILLLNMLIALMSETVEKISRDSESIWKLQRAHTILDLERSLPKCLRKKLRSGVVKKLGDVHRRFFRVEEVNWKKWRTNLGIINEEDPGSCEITKLHSHENTEQQGNQLRLSPLLKRFSFRQNQGQNRQGYITANV